From Candidatus Manganitrophus morganii, the proteins below share one genomic window:
- a CDS encoding TIGR01212 family radical SAM protein (This family includes YhcC from E. coli K-12, an uncharacterized radical SAM protein.) encodes MPRYYYNAYSRALKERFPWKVYKLPLDAGFTCPNRDGRVAFGGCTFCSNASFSPNSGGPLKSIREQVEEGIAVYRKRRFGGEKFIAYFQAFTNTDAPVDRLAALYDEALSHPDVVGLAIATRPDSLPEPVLDLLSDLQKRTALFLEVGLQSIHDETLRRVNRGHTFADFVDAVARIKKRGLYLSTHLILGLPGENRGMMLATIERVAPLPIDAVKLTHLYIPKQAPLAQAYRRGALSLLTLSDYIQLVCDALERLPERLVIERLMGELDGEDILAPRWGKHKGEILEMIEAEFARRGTCQGILFRAPQWCDPAQVQRCIPPMTAPIKS; translated from the coding sequence ATGCCACGCTACTACTACAACGCCTACAGCCGCGCGCTGAAAGAGCGCTTTCCCTGGAAGGTGTACAAGCTGCCGCTCGACGCCGGCTTCACCTGTCCCAACCGGGACGGACGGGTCGCCTTCGGCGGCTGCACCTTTTGCAGCAACGCCAGCTTCAGCCCCAACAGCGGCGGGCCCTTGAAATCGATTCGCGAACAGGTGGAAGAAGGGATCGCCGTCTACCGAAAGCGGCGGTTCGGCGGGGAGAAGTTCATCGCCTACTTTCAGGCGTTCACCAACACCGACGCCCCGGTCGACCGCCTGGCGGCGCTCTACGATGAGGCGCTTTCTCATCCCGACGTGGTCGGCCTGGCGATCGCGACCCGTCCCGACTCCCTCCCGGAGCCGGTCCTCGATCTGCTCAGCGACCTTCAGAAGAGAACGGCGCTCTTTTTAGAGGTCGGGCTCCAGTCGATCCACGATGAGACCCTTCGGCGGGTGAACCGGGGCCACACCTTCGCCGATTTCGTCGACGCGGTCGCGCGGATCAAGAAAAGAGGTCTCTATCTTTCAACCCATCTGATTCTGGGATTGCCGGGGGAGAATCGCGGAATGATGCTGGCGACGATCGAACGGGTTGCGCCCCTGCCGATCGACGCCGTCAAGCTGACCCATCTTTATATTCCGAAACAGGCTCCGCTGGCGCAGGCCTATCGACGGGGAGCGCTCTCGCTCCTGACCCTTTCCGATTATATTCAACTGGTCTGTGATGCGCTGGAGCGCCTGCCGGAGCGGCTTGTCATTGAAAGGTTGATGGGGGAGCTCGACGGAGAAGATATTCTCGCCCCCCGATGGGGAAAACATAAAGGGGAGATCCTGGAGATGATCGAGGCGGAGTTCGCCCGGCGCGGAACCTGCCAGGGGATTCTCTTCCGAGCGCCTCAGTGGTGCGATCCGGCGCAGGTGCAGCGGTGCATCCCCCCCATGACGGCCCCCATCAAATCATAG
- a CDS encoding Hsp20/alpha crystallin family protein, whose amino-acid sequence MATGQQVAPRQQQRSRAVSQWSPRTEMERVFQDFFRDFRDLASWNPQSMLSLASAFPTVEMVEEKDKYIVKVDTPGMEKEDIRISITDNTLQLRGEVRQEEEKEDRNFIYSERIYGAFSRDIPLPSAVNADQVRATVKNGVLTIELPKSKEAMPKEIKVESQK is encoded by the coding sequence ATGGCTACAGGACAACAAGTGGCGCCCCGGCAGCAGCAGCGATCGCGCGCGGTCAGTCAATGGAGCCCGCGGACCGAGATGGAGCGGGTCTTTCAGGATTTCTTCAGAGATTTTAGAGATCTTGCTTCATGGAATCCGCAGTCGATGCTTTCATTGGCCTCGGCTTTTCCGACGGTCGAAATGGTTGAAGAGAAGGATAAGTATATCGTGAAGGTCGACACCCCCGGCATGGAGAAGGAGGATATCCGCATCTCGATTACCGACAATACCCTTCAGCTCAGAGGAGAGGTCAGGCAAGAAGAAGAGAAAGAGGATCGGAACTTTATTTACAGCGAACGGATCTACGGGGCTTTCTCCCGCGACATCCCCCTCCCTTCGGCGGTGAATGCGGATCAGGTCCGCGCCACGGTGAAAAACGGCGTCTTAACGATCGAGTTGCCCAAGTCGAAGGAAGCGATGCCGAAAGAGATCAAGGTCGAATCTCAGAAATGA
- a CDS encoding glutathione peroxidase: MAASVHEFKARAITGEEIPLDNYKGKALLIVNTASACGYTPQYAGLEALHKKYQDRGFAVLGFPCNQFGKQEPGSETEIAAFCKKNYGVTFPMFAKVDVNGDQAHPLFDYLKKSLPGLLGTEPIKWNFTKFLIDKEGKPIERFAPATKPESIEKTVETLL; the protein is encoded by the coding sequence ATGGCAGCGTCCGTCCATGAATTCAAGGCCCGCGCGATCACCGGCGAGGAAATCCCGCTCGATAATTACAAGGGGAAAGCGCTTCTGATCGTCAATACCGCCAGCGCGTGCGGCTACACCCCGCAATACGCGGGGCTCGAGGCGCTTCACAAAAAATATCAAGACCGGGGCTTTGCGGTCCTCGGTTTCCCCTGCAACCAGTTCGGAAAACAAGAACCGGGGAGCGAGACGGAGATCGCGGCGTTCTGCAAGAAAAACTACGGCGTGACCTTCCCGATGTTCGCCAAGGTCGATGTCAACGGCGATCAGGCCCATCCCCTTTTTGATTACCTCAAAAAGTCCCTTCCTGGTCTCCTCGGCACCGAGCCGATCAAATGGAACTTCACCAAGTTCCTGATCGACAAGGAGGGAAAGCCGATCGAGCGCTTCGCGCCGGCGACGAAGCCGGAGTCAATCGAGAAAACGGTCGAGACGCTTCTTTAA
- a CDS encoding ABC transporter permease, which yields MKLHRVTAIIQRHLYLYQRSLPRMTEVFFWPLIDLLLWGFVTLYLQRFQENLPKFVTFFLGALILWDILYRAQQGISVSFLEEVWSKNLLNLFVTPMRPSEFLAALMSISVLKLLTAGLASAFLAWFLYSFNVFVLGVSLIPFVLNLAVMGWSIGIITMASILRYGQEAEVMAWGLAFLVQPISAVFYPVSVMPAWVQPIAWMMPSSHVFEGMRAVVETGAFPVEALVKAVILNLLYLFLALSFFYRNLRIVKEKGLLLRSGTE from the coding sequence ATGAAGCTCCATCGGGTGACGGCGATCATCCAGCGGCATCTTTATCTCTACCAGCGAAGCCTTCCCCGAATGACGGAGGTTTTTTTCTGGCCGTTGATCGATCTCCTCCTCTGGGGGTTCGTCACCCTTTATCTCCAGCGCTTTCAGGAAAACCTTCCGAAGTTCGTCACCTTTTTCCTGGGGGCCTTGATCCTCTGGGATATCCTTTATCGGGCGCAGCAGGGGATCTCCGTCTCGTTTCTGGAAGAGGTCTGGTCGAAAAATCTTCTGAACCTCTTCGTCACCCCGATGCGGCCGAGCGAGTTTCTGGCGGCGTTGATGTCGATCAGCGTCTTGAAGCTCCTGACCGCGGGACTCGCGAGCGCCTTCCTGGCGTGGTTTCTCTATTCCTTTAACGTCTTCGTCCTCGGCGTCTCGCTCATTCCCTTCGTCCTCAACCTTGCCGTCATGGGATGGTCGATCGGGATCATCACGATGGCGTCGATCCTCCGCTACGGCCAGGAGGCGGAGGTGATGGCGTGGGGGCTCGCCTTTCTTGTCCAGCCGATCTCCGCCGTTTTTTATCCGGTCTCCGTCATGCCGGCCTGGGTTCAGCCGATCGCCTGGATGATGCCGTCGTCTCACGTCTTCGAAGGGATGCGGGCGGTGGTAGAAACCGGCGCTTTTCCGGTCGAGGCGCTGGTGAAGGCGGTTATCCTGAATCTCCTCTATCTCTTTTTGGCCCTCTCCTTCTTCTATCGAAATTTGAGGATCGTTAAAGAAAAAGGGCTCTTGCTCAGGAGCGGAACCGAGTAG
- a CDS encoding ABC transporter ATP-binding protein, translating to MGYPVVEVSRLVKAFNGFVAVNDLSFSIETGEILGLLGPNGAGKTTLIQMLLGLITPTAGEIRILGLDLRRHREEILSQVNFSSTYVSLPTSLTVRENLTVFAKLYGIRKPERRIDELLEIFEIKRLKKTLTRHLSSGQLTRLSLAKALLNHPKVLFLDEPTASLDPDIADKTRRLLKSIRDQSRLTLLYTSHNMKEMEEISDRILFLHQGRILASGTPAEIVRRFAEKNLEDVFLKVARGSHLPERPEIAP from the coding sequence ATGGGTTATCCGGTCGTCGAAGTCAGCCGCCTCGTCAAAGCGTTCAACGGGTTCGTCGCCGTCAACGACCTCTCCTTCTCGATCGAAACGGGGGAGATCCTCGGTCTGCTCGGGCCGAACGGCGCGGGCAAAACCACCCTCATCCAGATGCTCCTCGGCCTCATCACGCCGACCGCGGGCGAGATCCGCATCCTTGGGCTCGATCTCAGGCGGCATCGAGAGGAGATCCTCTCCCAGGTCAATTTCTCTTCGACATATGTCTCTTTGCCGACGTCGCTGACAGTCCGTGAAAACCTGACCGTCTTCGCCAAGCTCTACGGCATCCGAAAGCCGGAGCGCCGGATCGACGAGCTTCTTGAGATCTTCGAGATCAAACGGCTCAAGAAGACCCTCACCCGCCATCTCTCCTCGGGCCAGTTGACGCGCCTCTCGCTGGCCAAAGCACTGCTCAATCATCCGAAGGTCCTCTTCCTGGATGAGCCGACCGCGAGCCTCGATCCCGATATCGCCGACAAGACCCGGCGGCTGCTGAAATCGATCCGGGATCAAAGCCGGCTGACCCTTCTCTATACCTCTCACAACATGAAAGAGATGGAAGAGATCTCCGACCGGATTCTCTTTTTGCATCAAGGGCGCATCCTCGCGAGCGGGACGCCCGCCGAGATCGTGCGGCGCTTCGCGGAGAAAAACCTGGAAGATGTTTTCCTCAAGGTGGCGCGGGGGAGCCACCTGCCGGAGCGGCCGGAGATCGCGCCATGA